One segment of Dolichospermum sp. DET69 DNA contains the following:
- a CDS encoding type IV pilin-like G/H family protein, with translation MNIKFFQYLLSRKNERGFTIIEILSIVIIIGILSAIALPSFLSCGSMAVSSESKYYVGAMNESQQAYFLENRNFSNSLSRLDLGIKEQTKYFNYSIIITQKAAFNYGVARQKYVDSSWFNPRPIKTFVGAVFAVPITKKDQPETLSIICQSQELTTTSPANPILKNGVPVCGQGTKELLNKEFIK, from the coding sequence ATGAATATCAAATTTTTTCAATATTTATTGAGTAGAAAAAATGAGCGCGGATTTACCATTATTGAAATACTATCAATTGTCATAATTATTGGTATTTTATCTGCAATAGCGTTACCCTCGTTTCTGAGTTGTGGTAGTATGGCTGTATCATCAGAATCGAAATATTATGTTGGTGCTATGAACGAAAGTCAACAAGCCTACTTTTTAGAAAATCGCAATTTTTCTAACTCTTTATCAAGATTAGATTTAGGTATTAAAGAACAAACTAAATACTTCAATTATTCTATTATTATAACTCAAAAAGCTGCATTTAATTATGGTGTGGCTAGACAAAAATATGTAGATAGTAGTTGGTTTAATCCCAGACCTATTAAAACTTTTGTAGGGGCTGTTTTTGCTGTACCTATAACAAAAAAAGATCAACCCGAAACTTTATCAATTATTTGTCAAAGTCAAGAACTTACTACTACCAGTCCAGCAAATCCGATCTTAAAAAATGGTGTTCCTGTATGTGGTCAAGGGACTAAGGAACTACTAAACAAAGAATTCATTAAATAA
- a CDS encoding mercuric reductase, with protein sequence MSTSEFNRVTIRPMDEYNQKLLKNVHPDNWVNPQPADCYDLVVIGGGTAGLVVAAGAAGLDLGLKVALIEKNLMGGDCLNFGCIPSKCLIRSSRVVEEIKKAKDLGINISQQFDVDFATVMQRMRRIRASISHHDSVERFKNLGIDVFLGDGKFTSNNTIEVANTNLKFKKAVIATGARAVKPKIRGIEETGYLTNETVFSLTQKPEKLAIIGGGPVGCELAQTFQRLGCEVTLFHRDSHILNQEDPEAAEILQKILIDEGIRLVLNCQLEEVVTVTEGKRLYFSVHSERDSVTVDEILVGVGRAPNVENLNLAAVGVEYDQSLGVKVNDYLQTTNPKIYAAGDICMNWKFTHAADAAARIVIKNTLFSPFGWGRSKLSSLVMPWVTYTSPEIAHVGMYANEAKKLGIDIETIKIPFISVDRAIADHEESGFLKIHHKKGSDQILGATIVANHAGEMISEITTAIVNNIGLSKLSSVIHPYPTQAEAIKKAADAYRKTLLTPRTKQLLSFLTKFS encoded by the coding sequence ATGTCAACATCAGAATTTAACAGAGTTACAATCCGGCCAATGGATGAGTATAATCAAAAACTACTCAAAAATGTGCATCCAGATAATTGGGTAAATCCCCAACCTGCTGATTGTTATGATTTAGTAGTAATTGGTGGGGGAACTGCGGGATTAGTTGTAGCTGCGGGGGCTGCGGGTTTAGACTTAGGTTTGAAAGTAGCATTAATTGAAAAAAATCTCATGGGAGGAGATTGTTTAAACTTTGGTTGTATCCCTTCTAAATGTTTAATTCGTTCTTCTCGTGTAGTAGAAGAAATCAAAAAAGCCAAGGATTTAGGTATTAATATTTCCCAGCAATTTGATGTGGATTTTGCCACAGTTATGCAAAGAATGCGGCGGATTCGGGCGAGTATTAGTCATCATGATTCTGTGGAAAGATTTAAAAATTTAGGAATTGATGTTTTTTTAGGTGATGGAAAATTTACAAGTAATAATACTATAGAAGTTGCTAATACAAACCTAAAGTTTAAAAAAGCTGTAATTGCGACTGGTGCGCGGGCTGTTAAACCGAAAATTCGCGGAATTGAAGAAACCGGATATTTAACTAATGAAACTGTTTTTTCCCTAACTCAAAAACCAGAAAAATTAGCAATAATTGGTGGTGGTCCTGTCGGTTGTGAATTAGCACAAACATTCCAACGTTTGGGTTGTGAAGTGACATTATTTCATAGAGATTCACATATTTTAAATCAGGAAGATCCAGAAGCAGCAGAAATTTTGCAAAAAATTTTAATTGATGAAGGTATTCGTTTAGTATTAAATTGTCAGTTAGAAGAAGTGGTGACTGTGACGGAAGGAAAACGATTATATTTTTCTGTGCATAGTGAACGAGATTCGGTGACAGTTGATGAAATATTAGTTGGTGTGGGACGTGCGCCCAATGTGGAAAATTTGAATTTAGCCGCAGTGGGTGTAGAATACGATCAGAGCTTGGGTGTAAAAGTGAATGATTATTTGCAAACCACAAATCCCAAAATATACGCCGCTGGTGATATCTGCATGAATTGGAAATTCACTCATGCGGCAGATGCTGCGGCGCGGATTGTGATTAAAAATACTCTATTTTCGCCTTTTGGTTGGGGACGATCTAAACTCAGTAGTTTGGTAATGCCTTGGGTGACATATACCAGCCCGGAAATTGCTCATGTGGGAATGTATGCAAATGAGGCGAAAAAATTGGGTATAGACATAGAAACTATTAAGATTCCTTTTATTAGTGTAGATCGAGCGATCGCCGATCATGAAGAATCTGGTTTTTTGAAGATTCATCACAAAAAAGGATCAGATCAAATCCTAGGTGCAACAATTGTTGCTAATCATGCAGGGGAGATGATTTCCGAAATTACCACAGCTATTGTCAATAATATTGGTTTAAGTAAACTTAGTAGTGTAATTCATCCTTACCCAACCCAAGCAGAAGCAATTAAAAAAGCCGCAGACGCTTACCGCAAAACTTTACTCACACCAAGAACTAAACAATTATTAAGTTTTTTAACAAAGTTTTCCTAA
- a CDS encoding TVP38/TMEM64 family protein — translation MMVVFLSEIDVAVAQEFIHISSLNLQEFLQNTLQWINSLGAVGGIVFIGIYIIATLAFLPASILTLGAGVIFSITWGSLYVFVGATLGATAAFLVGRYLAKGWVKEKISSYKKFATIDQAVSKKGLKIVLLMRLSPLFPFNLLNYALGITSVSFSDYFLGSVGMIPGTIMYVYLGSLAGDIALIGSKNQPSNMILHWVIQIIGLIATIAVTVYVTKIAKKALEEEV, via the coding sequence ATGATGGTTGTATTTTTATCAGAAATAGATGTTGCTGTAGCACAAGAATTTATTCACATATCTTCTCTCAATCTTCAAGAATTTTTACAAAATACTTTACAGTGGATTAATAGCCTAGGTGCTGTAGGAGGAATAGTATTTATTGGTATCTATATTATAGCTACTTTAGCTTTTTTACCAGCATCAATCCTCACCTTGGGGGCTGGGGTAATCTTTAGTATAACCTGGGGTTCTTTATATGTCTTTGTTGGGGCTACATTAGGCGCTACAGCAGCATTTTTAGTAGGACGTTATTTAGCTAAAGGTTGGGTAAAAGAAAAAATATCGAGTTACAAAAAATTTGCAACTATTGATCAAGCCGTAAGTAAAAAGGGGTTAAAAATTGTCTTATTAATGCGACTTTCTCCCCTCTTTCCCTTTAACTTATTAAACTATGCTTTAGGGATTACTAGTGTTTCTTTTTCAGACTATTTTCTGGGTTCAGTGGGGATGATTCCTGGAACAATTATGTATGTTTATCTTGGATCTTTAGCAGGAGACATAGCCTTAATTGGTAGTAAAAATCAACCTAGTAATATGATCCTACACTGGGTAATTCAAATTATTGGATTGATAGCGACAATTGCTGTCACAGTTTATGTCACTAAAATAGCCAAGAAAGCTTTAGAAGAAGAAGTTTAA
- a CDS encoding TIGR04283 family arsenosugar biosynthesis glycosyltransferase: MAEITNHNINNGLISIIIPTLNEAGNIKETIISSQFSNNVEIIVVDGGSKDETLFIAKSLNVKVLISPPGRANQMNAGAMAASGEILLFLHADTRLPINFEQMMRTTLAKPGIVAGAFALRINAPNLGLRLVEFGVKWRSHLWQMPYGDQGIFLTKDVFQQVGNFPQIPIMEDFELIRKLKTMGKIYLLSTPVITSPRRWLKKGIIQTTILNQIIVIAYLLGVSPQQIRNWYSSPKL, from the coding sequence ATGGCAGAAATTACAAATCACAATATTAACAACGGTTTAATTTCTATTATTATCCCCACACTCAATGAAGCGGGTAATATTAAAGAAACAATTATTAGCAGTCAATTTAGTAATAATGTAGAAATAATTGTAGTTGATGGTGGTTCAAAAGATGAAACATTATTCATAGCTAAATCCTTAAATGTTAAAGTGCTTATTTCTCCTCCTGGACGTGCTAATCAAATGAATGCGGGTGCTATGGCTGCTAGTGGGGAAATTCTGCTGTTTCTCCATGCAGATACTCGTTTACCGATAAATTTTGAGCAAATGATGCGGACAACCTTAGCAAAACCAGGAATTGTGGCTGGTGCATTTGCTTTGCGGATAAATGCCCCGAATTTGGGGTTGCGTTTAGTCGAATTTGGTGTAAAATGGCGATCGCATCTATGGCAAATGCCCTATGGTGATCAAGGTATTTTCCTAACTAAAGATGTATTTCAGCAAGTTGGTAATTTTCCCCAAATACCAATTATGGAAGACTTTGAACTGATCAGAAAATTAAAAACTATGGGAAAAATTTATCTATTATCAACACCTGTAATTACTTCACCTCGCAGATGGTTAAAAAAAGGAATTATCCAAACCACCATTTTGAATCAAATTATTGTCATTGCTTATTTACTCGGTGTTTCCCCCCAGCAAATTCGTAATTGGTATTCCTCCCCAAAATTGTAG